A genomic region of Arachis stenosperma cultivar V10309 chromosome 9, arast.V10309.gnm1.PFL2, whole genome shotgun sequence contains the following coding sequences:
- the LOC130949885 gene encoding uncharacterized protein LOC130949885, producing the protein MLESVEKVNDFVLTIFLGMKNEYLSSDTTCQADENEVIQQEWFKPEFLNDIKCSGLPNHKLTLKPGVAVMLLRNIYQTSSLYNGTRLIVNELGNNIIGATVVTGRNIGDKVYIPRMNLIPSDSELPFKFQRRQFPLTICFAMTINKSQGLSLSHVGFYLPKSVFTYGQLYVALSRVKSRSDLRILILNEDGNLKSLMHH; encoded by the coding sequence ATGCTTGAGAGTGTTGAGAAGGTAAACGATTTCGTCTTGACAATCTTTCTAGGGATGAAAAACGAGTATTTGAGTTCTGACACAACATGTCAAGCTGATGAGAATGAAGTTATACAACAAGAGTGGTTCAAACCAGAGTTCCTAAATGACATCAAATGTTCAGGACTACCCAATCACAAGTTGACTTTGAAGCCAGGAGTTGCTGTAATGCTACTGCGAAACATATACCAGACTTCAAGTTTATACAACGGGACAAGATTAATAGTTAATGAACTCGGCAACAACATAATTGGAGCGACGGTAGTGACTGGTAGAAATATTGGAGATAAAGTGTACATTCcaagaatgaacttgatccctTCAGATTCAGAATTGCCATTTAAGTTCCAACGGAGACAATTTCCATTAACAATATGCTTTGCAATGACCATTAACAAGAGTCAGGGTCTATCATTATCACATGTAGGATTTTACTTGCCAAAATCAGTGTTCACATATGGACAACTTTATGTTGCTTTGTCAAGAGTTAAGAGTCGCAGTGACCTAAGGATTTTAATTCTAAACGAAGATGGCAATCTAAAGTCATTGATGCACCACTAA